The proteins below come from a single Microtus ochrogaster isolate Prairie Vole_2 chromosome 8, MicOch1.0, whole genome shotgun sequence genomic window:
- the LOC101985322 gene encoding olfactory receptor 287, protein MSPKYSMAWGTGQNLSTPGPFILLGFPGPRSLRAGLFLLFLVMYLLTVAGNLAIISLVGAHRCLQTPMYFFLCNLSFLEIWFTTACVPKTLATFAPPGGAISLAGCATQMYFVFSLGCTEYFLLAVMAYDRYLAICLPLRYGGIMTPGLATRLALGSWLCGFSAITVPAALIARLSFCGSRVINHFFCDISPWIVLSCSDTQVVELVSFGIAFCVILGSCGITLVSYAYIITTIIKIPSAQGRRRAFSTCSSHLTVVLIWYGSTIFLHVRTSVESSLDLTKAITVLNTIVTPVLNPFIYTLRNKDVKEALRRTVRGK, encoded by the coding sequence ATGTCCCCCAAATACTCAATGGCTTGGGGCACTGGCCAGAACCTGTCCACACCAGGACCGTTCATCTTACTGGGCTTCCCTGGGCCACGGAGCCTGCGTGCTggactcttcctccttttcctggtCATGTATCTGCTCACAGTAGCTGGAAACTTAGCCATCATCTCCCTGGTAGGGGCCCACAGATGCCTGCAgacacccatgtacttcttcctctgcAACCTCTCCTTCCTGGAGATTTGGTTCACCACAGCCTGTGTGCCCAAGACCCTGGCTACCTTTGCTCCCCCGGGTGGAGCCATCTCCTTGGCTGGCTGTGCCACACAGATGTACTTTGTCTTTTCGCTGGGCTGCACTGAGTACTTCCTGCTGGCTGTGATGGCTTATGACCGCTATTTGGCCATCTGCCTGCCACTACGTTATGGTGGCATCATGACACCCGGGCTGGCGACACGATTGGCCCTGGGATCCTGGCTGTGTGGCTTTTCTGCCATCACGGTGCCTGCTGCCCTCATCGCCCGCCTCTCCTTCTGTGGCTCACGGGTCATCAACCATTTTTTCTGTGACATCTCACCTTGGATAGTGCTGTCCTGCAGTGACACGCAGGTGGTGGAGCTGGTGTCCTTTGGTATTGCCTTCTGTGTCATTCTGGGCTCGTGTGGTATCACACTGGTCTCCTATGCCTACATCATCACGACCATCATCAAGATTCCCTCTGCTCAGGGCCGGCGCCGTGCCttctccacctgctcctcccaccttacaGTGGTCCTGATCTGGTACGGCTCCACTATCTTCTTGCATGTGAGGACCTCAGTAGAGAGCTCCTTGGACCTCACCAAGGCTATCACAGTGCTCAACACCATTGTCACACCAGTGTTGAACCCTTTCATATATACCCTGAGGAACAAGGATGTGAAGGAGGCTCTGCGCAGGACAGTGCGGGGAAAGTAA
- the LOC101985601 gene encoding olfactory receptor 226-like, with protein sequence MSARNNSSDVTEFILVGFPGSLGLHIGLLWLFLLAYMLTVTENLVIITVIYASPSLHKPMYLFLSNLSFLEVWYISVTVPKMLLSLLSPRFQRISFTGCMAQLYFFLALACTECSLLGVMAYDRYVAVCNPLRYPAIMSPGLCSLLAGGSWFSGFTISLGKVFFISRLGYCGPNIMNHFFCDVSPLLNLACSDMSVAELVDFLLALLILLGPLVLTVFSYTAILSTVLRMPSAGGRQKAFSTCASHLAVVVIFYSASLFIYARPRAIYSFDYNKLVSVVYTVLTPLINPIIYCLRNQEVKQALRKLLQRLAQALGASS encoded by the coding sequence ATGTCTGCCAGAAACAACAGCTCAGATGTGACCGAGTTCATCCTGGTAGGATTTCCAGGCTCCCTGGGGCTCCACATCGGCCTTCTATGGCTCTTCCTGCTGGCTTACATGCTGACCGTGACAGAGAACTTGGTCATCATCACAGTAATCTATGCCAGCCCCTCGCTGCACAAACCTATGTACCTCTTCCTCAGCAACCTGTCCTTCCTAGAGGTTTGGTACATCTCCGTCACCGTCCCCAAAATGCTGCTCAGTCTGCTCTCACCCAGGTTCCAGCGCATCTCCTTCACAGGCTGCATGGCACAACTGTACTTCTTCTTGGCACTGGCCTGCACCGAGTGCTCGCTCTTGGGggtcatggcctatgaccgctatgtggccgtCTGCAACCCCCTTCGCTACCCAGCCATCATGAGCCCTGGTCTCTGCAGCCTCCTGGCTGGTGGTTCCTGGTTCTCTGGCTTCACCATCTCCCTAGGGAAGGTCTTCTTCATTTCCCGCCTGGGTTACTGCGGCCCCAACATCATGAACCACTTCTTCTGCGATGTGTCCCCGCTACTGAACCTCGCCTGCTCTGACATGTCCGTGGCAGAGCTCGTCGACTTCCTCCTGGCACTGCTCATCCTGTTGGGGCCCCTGGTGTTAACTGTCTTCTCCTACACAGCCATCCTCAGCACCGTGTTGCGCATGCCCTCCGCCGGGGGCAGGCAGAAGGCCTTCTCCACCTGCGCCTCGCACCTGGCCGTGGTGGTCATCTTCTACTCGGCCTCCCTCTTCATCTACGCCCGGCCACGGGCCATTTACTCCTTTGACTACAACAAGCTTGTGTCAGTTGTCTACACAGTGCTCACACCCCTCATCAACCCGATCATCTACTGCCTGCGGAACCAGGAGGTCAAGCAGGCATTGCGCAAGCTGCTGCAGAGACTAGCCCAGGCTCTGGGAGCCTCCTCCTAG